In Marmota flaviventris isolate mMarFla1 chromosome 17, mMarFla1.hap1, whole genome shotgun sequence, a single genomic region encodes these proteins:
- the Tac4 gene encoding tachykinin-4 isoform X1 — translation MQMSSVPAHSKCPVTELLLLRLLLLRISSSTAPPHPTVNSLLLQEIPVPSIQLQLQEGKRSKANQFFGLMGKQVEGIPPIQPERAGYKLGQMAQALLSRRGSSMEGPWKSPQHQIETSATGMLCTGSLEAVVFWRWKAICSKSQTQRMRTQVQSESLQRMQDVFPGSHCRLSPPGVFDPACWQSTPAPH, via the exons ATGCAAATGAGCTCAGTGCCAGCACACAGCAAGTGTCCTGTGACTGAGCTGCTGTTATTGAGATTGTTACTGCTGAGGATTTCCTCCTCGACAGCACCCCCCCACCCTACTGTTAACTCTCTGCTTCTTCAGGAGATCCCTGTCCCCAGCATTCAGCTCCAGCtgcaggaggggaagaggagcaAGGCAAACCAGTTCTTTGGGCTGATGGGGAAGCAGGTGGAAG GAATACCTCCCATCCAGCCAGAGAGAGCAG GGTATAAGCTGGGACAAATGGCCCAGGCCCTCCTGAGCAGGAGGGGATCATCCATGGAAG GACCCTGGAAGTCACCCCAACACCAAATAGAAACGAGTGCCACAGGCATGCTGTGCACAGGAAGCTTAGAAGCTGTTGTTTTTTGGAGATGGAAAGCAATTTGTTCCAAGTCACAA ACACAGAGGATGAGGACCCAGGTTCAGAGTGAGAGCCTCCAGAGGATGCAAGACGTCTTCCCTGGATCTCACTGCCGACTTTCTCCTCCCGGGGTCTTCGATCCTGCATGCTGGCAATCCACACCAGCCCCACACTGA